A section of the Chryseobacterium ginsenosidimutans genome encodes:
- a CDS encoding carboxymuconolactone decarboxylase family protein, with the protein MSTRFDMATTDKAAYKALLGLEGYLQNISLNKIQKELIKIRASQINGCAFCLDMHTKDAMKYGETPQRIFLLNAWREAKEFFTEEEQVILEMTEEITLISQKGLTEETYYKAKQIFDEATIGQIIMAVITINAWNRIGISTHLPIAK; encoded by the coding sequence ATGAGCACAAGATTCGACATGGCTACTACAGATAAAGCCGCGTACAAAGCATTATTGGGATTAGAAGGATATCTTCAGAATATTTCTTTAAACAAGATCCAGAAAGAATTAATTAAAATCAGAGCTTCCCAGATTAACGGATGTGCCTTCTGTTTGGATATGCACACGAAAGATGCGATGAAATATGGAGAAACACCACAAAGAATTTTCCTTTTAAACGCATGGAGAGAAGCAAAAGAATTTTTTACAGAAGAAGAACAGGTGATTTTGGAAATGACCGAAGAGATTACTTTGATCAGCCAAAAAGGATTGACTGAAGAGACTTATTACAAAGCAAAACAAATTTTCGACGAAGCCACTATTGGACAAATTATTATGGCGGTCATAACGATCAATGCATGGAACCGAATCGGGATCAGTACGCATTTACCAATTGCAAAATAA
- a CDS encoding DoxX family protein, which yields MTNKKASFPQLFLRLAISVTMLSAVADRFGGWGKNSTWGNWENFEKYTRQITSFLPESLSIFSAYSATFFEILFPLMLVLGFKTRIVAYGTGFLLLIFALSMTICLGAKAPLDYSVWVGSAGAFLLAVQEKYSFTIDNLTKKI from the coding sequence ATGACAAACAAAAAAGCTTCATTTCCACAGTTATTTTTAAGACTCGCAATTTCAGTGACCATGCTTTCTGCGGTTGCTGACAGATTCGGAGGTTGGGGCAAAAATTCAACCTGGGGAAACTGGGAGAATTTTGAAAAATACACAAGACAAATTACCTCTTTTCTTCCTGAAAGTTTAAGCATTTTTTCTGCTTATTCAGCAACTTTTTTCGAAATACTTTTCCCTTTAATGTTGGTTTTAGGTTTCAAAACCAGAATTGTAGCTTACGGAACAGGTTTTTTATTATTGATTTTCGCTTTATCGATGACAATTTGTTTGGGTGCAAAAGCTCCTTTGGATTATTCGGTGTGGGTGGGAAGTGCAGGCGCTTTTTTATTGGCAGTCCAGGAAAAATATTCATTTACAATAGATAATTTAACTAAAAAAATATAA
- a CDS encoding Crp/Fnr family transcriptional regulator, with the protein MDTFKAHLDKFINISEEEYISVLSFFEVLEVKKKQNLMLEGEMCKSMYFVLKGCLRKFFTNEKGIEQTTEFAIENWWMTDTFAYERQISSDFCIQSVERSTLLVIDLKNQEDLLKKHPVMERYFRMIYQRAYAASERRIRYLYEMSREELYVHFSTQYPGFIQRIPQYLIASFLGFTPEYLSEIRAKLRS; encoded by the coding sequence ATGGATACTTTCAAGGCACATTTAGATAAATTTATCAATATCAGTGAAGAAGAATATATTTCTGTTCTTTCATTTTTTGAGGTATTGGAAGTTAAAAAAAAGCAAAATTTAATGCTTGAAGGAGAAATGTGTAAGTCGATGTATTTTGTGTTGAAAGGCTGTCTCAGAAAATTTTTTACCAATGAAAAAGGAATTGAGCAAACCACAGAATTTGCCATAGAAAACTGGTGGATGACAGATACTTTTGCATATGAAAGACAGATTTCATCAGATTTTTGTATTCAGTCTGTTGAGCGTTCTACACTTTTAGTAATTGACTTAAAAAATCAGGAAGATTTATTGAAAAAACATCCTGTGATGGAGCGATATTTCAGAATGATTTATCAACGTGCTTATGCGGCTTCAGAAAGGAGAATCCGTTATTTGTACGAAATGAGCAGGGAAGAACTGTATGTGCATTTCAGTACGCAATATCCCGGATTTATTCAAAGAATTCCCCAATATTTAATTGCATCGTTTTTAGGTTTTACTCCGGAATATCTGAGTGAAATAAGAGCGAAATTACGTTCTTAA
- a CDS encoding DUF1304 domain-containing protein — MEIVAKILIALVAIEHIYILWMEMFAWETKGKEVFKAALPAEMFKPTKGLAANQGLYNGFLAAGLIWSFLIEDPKWQTNVSLFFLSCVAIAGIYGAISATKKIFFVQALPAILGIVAVLLK; from the coding sequence ATGGAAATCGTTGCAAAAATTTTGATCGCATTAGTCGCAATAGAACATATCTACATTCTCTGGATGGAAATGTTTGCATGGGAAACCAAAGGAAAAGAAGTTTTCAAAGCAGCTTTACCTGCAGAAATGTTTAAACCGACAAAAGGTTTAGCGGCAAATCAGGGATTGTATAATGGTTTTCTTGCTGCCGGATTAATCTGGTCTTTTTTGATTGAAGATCCAAAATGGCAGACGAATGTTTCTCTATTTTTCCTGAGTTGTGTAGCGATTGCCGGAATTTACGGTGCAATTTCTGCAACAAAAAAAATATTTTTTGTCCAGGCGCTACCTGCGATCTTGGGGATTGTGGCGGTTTTGTTGAAATAA
- a CDS encoding thioredoxin fold domain-containing protein, with product MKRLMYLLMLFLMPCFCLSQMKTVIFSDLEKLQKENKKPVIIHLYTDWCAICKIEYFNLNKNKELIKMIDENFYFINFNAEKTKEKISFQEKEFNYLTNGNSGIHELALALSKNKNQPIYPLWIILDENQELLYYHEGEFKPEKMKEKLIEISAL from the coding sequence ATGAAAAGACTTATGTATCTTTTAATGTTATTTTTAATGCCTTGCTTTTGTCTTTCCCAGATGAAAACAGTCATTTTTTCAGATCTTGAAAAATTACAGAAAGAAAATAAAAAACCAGTTATAATTCATCTTTATACGGATTGGTGTGCGATCTGCAAGATAGAATATTTTAATTTGAATAAGAATAAAGAGCTGATTAAAATGATTGACGAAAACTTTTATTTTATCAACTTTAATGCTGAAAAAACAAAAGAAAAAATCAGTTTTCAGGAAAAGGAATTTAATTATTTAACAAACGGAAATTCCGGAATTCATGAGCTTGCTTTAGCTTTATCGAAGAATAAAAACCAACCTATCTATCCGTTGTGGATTATTTTAGATGAGAATCAGGAGTTGCTTTATTACCATGAAGGAGAATTTAAACCTGAAAAAATGAAAGAAAAATTGATCGAAATTTCAGCTTTATAG
- a CDS encoding TonB-dependent receptor plug domain-containing protein, whose protein sequence is MKRILLFAIFFSGYCFSQEADSLEINQSKKNDSVKISAKKEIKTKLIDDVVITGTIKPISKSKSPVNVEIYSQKFFQKNPTPNIFEAIAMVNGVKPQLNCSVCNTGDIHINGLEGPYTMILIDGMPIVSSLSTVYGLSGIPNSLIDRIEVVKGPASSLYGSEAMGGVINIITKNALTAPKLSVDLMTTTWAENNVDLSTKFNFGKNVASLLSLNYFNSTKRFDENKDNFTDAALQNRISVFNKWNFQRKENRLASFALRYLYEDRFGGEMQWNKSYRGSNKVYGESIYTNRIEAFGMYQWPMKENIITQFSYNFHDQNSFYGSNPFNATQKVAFVQTYWDKKLGNHDLITGITFKKTFYDDNTPGTLSSDGFTSEPMKSPIFGAFIQDQWEINEKHTLLLGYRFDYDKIHHSVHSPRFAWKFSPNPYHTLRFNFGTGFRVVNLFTEDHAALTGSREVVIKSNLKPERSVNGNLNYMWKIPVGERMINLDASAFYTYFSNKIVGDFDTEPDKIIYDNLQGYGVSRGLSLNLDYNFSFPLSVNLGVTYLDVYQKFDGENEKVEQLHAPKWSGTYSLTYKFKNNLTVDFTGQFYGPMRLPVLPNDYRPEYSPFYSLANIQVSKSFKSGFEVYCGIKNLFNFTPKDPLMRPFDPFDKNVNDPINNPNDYTFDTTYGYAPMQRIRGFLGVKYTLK, encoded by the coding sequence ATGAAGCGAATATTACTTTTTGCAATCTTTTTTTCGGGCTATTGCTTTTCACAGGAAGCGGATAGTTTAGAAATAAACCAATCAAAAAAAAATGACTCGGTTAAAATTTCTGCCAAGAAAGAAATTAAAACTAAATTAATTGATGACGTTGTCATAACAGGAACAATAAAACCGATCAGTAAATCGAAAAGTCCTGTGAATGTGGAAATTTACAGTCAGAAATTTTTCCAGAAAAACCCGACTCCGAATATTTTTGAAGCGATTGCCATGGTAAACGGTGTGAAACCTCAGTTAAACTGCTCGGTTTGCAATACAGGAGATATTCATATCAATGGATTGGAAGGGCCTTACACGATGATTTTAATTGATGGAATGCCGATTGTGAGCTCACTTTCCACCGTTTACGGTTTAAGTGGAATTCCCAATAGTCTGATCGATAGAATTGAGGTTGTAAAAGGTCCTGCTTCGTCTCTTTACGGTTCTGAAGCGATGGGCGGAGTCATTAATATTATCACTAAAAACGCTTTGACCGCCCCGAAATTGAGTGTTGATCTCATGACAACAACCTGGGCTGAGAATAATGTGGATTTGTCTACGAAATTTAATTTTGGAAAAAATGTTGCATCACTATTAAGTTTAAATTATTTTAATTCTACCAAAAGATTCGATGAAAATAAAGACAATTTCACCGATGCAGCTTTGCAAAACAGGATTTCAGTTTTCAATAAATGGAATTTCCAGAGAAAAGAAAACAGATTGGCGAGTTTTGCCTTGAGATATTTATATGAAGACCGTTTTGGAGGCGAAATGCAGTGGAATAAATCGTATCGCGGAAGCAATAAAGTGTACGGAGAAAGCATTTATACCAATAGAATAGAGGCTTTTGGGATGTACCAATGGCCGATGAAAGAAAATATTATCACTCAGTTTTCATATAATTTTCATGATCAGAATTCTTTTTATGGAAGCAATCCTTTTAATGCGACACAGAAAGTAGCTTTTGTACAGACGTATTGGGATAAAAAACTTGGGAATCACGATTTAATTACAGGAATTACTTTCAAAAAAACTTTTTATGATGATAATACACCCGGGACATTATCCTCAGATGGTTTCACAAGCGAACCGATGAAATCACCAATTTTCGGAGCGTTTATTCAGGATCAGTGGGAAATTAATGAGAAACATACTTTGCTGTTGGGGTACAGATTTGATTACGATAAAATTCATCATTCTGTGCATTCGCCGCGTTTTGCATGGAAGTTTTCTCCGAATCCTTATCATACGTTGAGATTCAATTTCGGAACTGGTTTTCGTGTGGTGAATTTGTTTACGGAAGATCATGCAGCTTTGACGGGTTCACGTGAAGTTGTTATTAAATCAAATTTAAAACCTGAAAGATCTGTCAACGGAAATTTAAACTATATGTGGAAAATACCGGTTGGTGAGAGAATGATTAATTTGGATGCTTCTGCATTTTATACTTATTTCAGCAATAAAATTGTTGGTGATTTTGATACGGAGCCGGACAAAATTATATATGATAATCTTCAAGGCTATGGCGTTTCTCGAGGTTTGTCTTTAAATCTTGATTACAATTTCAGTTTTCCTTTAAGCGTCAATTTGGGTGTAACTTATTTGGATGTATATCAGAAATTTGATGGTGAAAATGAAAAAGTTGAACAGCTTCACGCCCCAAAATGGAGCGGAACGTACAGTTTGACCTATAAATTTAAAAATAATCTGACAGTAGATTTCACAGGTCAGTTTTACGGACCGATGCGATTGCCTGTTTTACCGAATGATTACCGACCGGAATATTCTCCGTTTTATTCGTTGGCAAATATTCAGGTTTCAAAAAGTTTCAAATCAGGATTTGAAGTGTATTGCGGAATTAAAAATCTGTTCAATTTCACCCCGAAAGATCCGTTGATGAGACCATTTGATCCGTTTGATAAAAATGTGAATGACCCGATCAATAACCCGAATGATTATACTTTTGATACCACTTATGGTTATGCTCCGATGCAGAGAATCAGAGGTTTTCTGGGTGTTAAATATACTTTGAAATGA
- a CDS encoding homogentisate 1,2-dioxygenase: protein MRYHQSGNIPPKRHTIFKSPEDKFYYEQLFGTEGFHGISSLLYHIHRPTQIKSIGEAKDVTPKIAVDKNVTPRMFKGMNVTPEDDFMDSRKFLMVNNDLKMGLSKPRKSMDYFYKNAECDELLYVHNGSGILKTFVGDLEFSVGDYLIIPRGTIYQVELNSDDTVFFVVESHSPIYTPKRYRNEFGQLLEHSPFCERDIIAPTFKGPKDEKGEFLIKVKKENQITDFIYATHPFDVVGWDGYFYPYKFNIKNFEPITGRIHQPPPVHQTFEAHNFVVCSFCARMYDYHPMAIPAPYNHSNIDSDEVLFYTEGDFMSRNHIDLMDFTLHPGGIVHGPHPGAMERSIGKKFTEEYAVMVDPFRPLKITEEAMKVEDPSYKTSWLESEDHGLEDRSQE, encoded by the coding sequence ATGAGATATCATCAATCGGGAAATATCCCACCAAAAAGGCATACGATTTTCAAATCTCCGGAAGATAAATTCTATTATGAACAGCTTTTCGGGACTGAAGGTTTTCACGGAATTTCTTCTTTGTTATACCATATTCACCGCCCGACTCAGATAAAATCTATCGGTGAAGCAAAAGATGTAACTCCGAAAATTGCCGTTGATAAAAATGTAACACCAAGAATGTTTAAAGGAATGAATGTAACTCCTGAAGACGATTTTATGGACAGCCGAAAGTTTTTAATGGTGAACAATGACCTGAAAATGGGATTGTCGAAGCCAAGAAAATCAATGGATTATTTCTACAAAAATGCTGAATGTGACGAACTTTTATATGTTCATAACGGAAGCGGAATTTTGAAAACTTTTGTTGGTGACTTAGAATTTTCAGTTGGCGATTATCTGATTATTCCGAGAGGAACCATTTATCAGGTTGAATTGAATTCTGATGATACCGTTTTCTTCGTTGTGGAAAGTCACTCTCCGATTTACACACCAAAAAGATACAGAAATGAATTCGGACAGCTTTTAGAACATTCTCCATTCTGCGAAAGAGATATTATTGCACCAACTTTTAAGGGACCAAAAGACGAAAAAGGAGAATTTTTAATTAAAGTAAAAAAAGAAAATCAAATCACTGATTTCATCTACGCAACGCACCCGTTTGATGTTGTAGGCTGGGACGGTTATTTTTATCCTTATAAATTTAATATTAAAAATTTCGAGCCAATTACAGGTAGAATTCACCAACCGCCACCGGTTCACCAGACTTTTGAAGCACACAATTTTGTGGTTTGCTCGTTCTGCGCAAGAATGTACGATTATCATCCGATGGCAATTCCGGCGCCTTACAATCACTCAAATATTGATTCTGATGAGGTTTTATTTTACACGGAAGGTGATTTTATGAGCCGTAATCATATTGACTTGATGGATTTTACGCTTCACCCCGGAGGAATCGTTCACGGACCTCATCCCGGAGCAATGGAAAGAAGTATCGGTAAGAAATTTACTGAAGAATATGCAGTAATGGTTGATCCTTTCCGTCCTTTGAAAATTACAGAAGAAGCGATGAAAGTCGAAGATCCGTCTTATAAAACTTCTTGGTTGGAAAGCGAAGATCATGGTTTGGAAGACCGTTCTCAGGAATAA
- a CDS encoding acetyl-CoA hydrolase/transferase family protein, with protein sequence MHNYISAEEAIYTIKSGNRVFFHGSACTPNYLIDELARQSHRLDNVEMVSITQQGNVEIAKPEYKDKFFVNSLFVSTSVRDAVNSDRGDFVPVFLSEIPILFRKNILPLDVALITVSPPDKHGFCTLGTSVDVARAAVDTAKLIVAIVNPLMPRTHGDGMIHVNRINKLVWHEEELPTVDYGAKVGPDEMLVGKNVAELIDDKSTLQMGIGTIPDAVLKCLGNHKDLGVHTEMLSDGVIDLIQNDVINNKYKGYNDNKTITSFCFGTRKLYDYVDDNTVFSFDDVSNVNFPINIMRNKKMVAINSAIEIDLTGQVCADSIGTMQYSGIGGQMDFMRGAALSEDGKPIIAITSRTKRGISRIVPFLKQGAGVVTTRGHIHWVVTEYGTAYLYGKNLRQRAQELISIAHPDDREMLARAAYERFKH encoded by the coding sequence ATGCACAATTATATTAGCGCAGAAGAAGCAATTTATACGATCAAAAGCGGGAACCGTGTTTTCTTTCACGGAAGCGCGTGTACTCCGAATTATTTAATTGACGAATTGGCAAGACAGTCTCACCGACTGGATAATGTAGAAATGGTTTCTATCACTCAACAGGGAAACGTAGAGATCGCAAAACCTGAATACAAGGACAAATTTTTCGTGAATTCTTTGTTTGTCTCAACATCGGTACGGGATGCCGTAAATTCTGACAGAGGCGATTTTGTTCCTGTATTTTTAAGTGAAATTCCTATTTTATTCAGAAAAAATATTTTGCCGCTGGATGTGGCTTTAATTACCGTTTCACCACCCGACAAACATGGTTTTTGCACATTGGGAACTTCAGTAGATGTGGCAAGAGCAGCCGTTGATACAGCAAAACTGATTGTTGCCATCGTAAATCCCTTAATGCCGAGAACTCATGGCGATGGAATGATTCATGTAAACAGAATCAATAAACTGGTTTGGCACGAAGAAGAGCTTCCAACCGTAGATTACGGAGCAAAAGTAGGTCCTGATGAAATGCTTGTCGGAAAAAATGTGGCCGAATTAATTGACGATAAATCAACGTTACAAATGGGTATCGGAACGATTCCTGATGCTGTTTTAAAATGTTTAGGAAATCATAAGGATCTGGGAGTTCATACAGAAATGCTGAGCGACGGTGTTATTGATTTGATTCAAAATGATGTTATCAATAATAAATATAAAGGCTACAACGACAACAAAACAATCACAAGCTTCTGTTTCGGAACCAGAAAATTATACGATTACGTTGATGACAATACGGTTTTTTCATTTGATGATGTAAGCAATGTCAATTTCCCGATTAATATCATGAGAAACAAAAAAATGGTTGCCATCAATTCTGCCATTGAAATCGATCTTACTGGCCAAGTCTGCGCAGATTCAATAGGAACTATGCAATACAGCGGAATCGGCGGACAGATGGATTTTATGAGAGGAGCCGCATTAAGTGAAGACGGGAAACCAATTATCGCCATTACTTCAAGAACAAAGAGAGGAATTTCGAGAATTGTGCCATTCTTAAAACAGGGAGCCGGAGTGGTAACAACCAGAGGACACATTCATTGGGTAGTAACCGAATACGGAACCGCTTATCTGTACGGGAAAAACCTTCGCCAGAGAGCTCAGGAACTCATCAGTATTGCGCATCCTGATGACAGAGAAATGCTGGCAAGAGCAGCTTACGAAAGATTTAAGCATTAA
- the hppD gene encoding 4-hydroxyphenylpyruvate dioxygenase encodes MSTLTFAEKIAQAENFLPINGTDYIEFYVGNAKQAAHFYKTAFGFQSVAYAGPETGVRDRASYVLQQGKIRLILTTGLKSDSPISEHVKKHGDGVKILALWVDDAYQAFEETTKRGGKPYLEPVTLTDEHGEVRMSGIYTYGETIHMFIERKNYTGPFMPGYEKWESSYKPEDAGLLYVDHCVGNVGWDRMIPTVEWYEKVMGFVNILSFDDKQINTEYSALMSKVMSNGNGFAKFPINEPAEGKKKSQVEEYLDFYEGEGVQHIAVATRDIIHTVTELKKRGVEFLSAPPEAYYDMVPERVGHIDEDLKKLQDLGILIDHDEEGYLLQIFTKPVEDRPTLFFEIIERHGAQSFGAGNFKALFEALEREQERRGNL; translated from the coding sequence ATGTCAACACTTACATTTGCCGAAAAAATTGCTCAAGCAGAGAATTTTTTGCCAATTAATGGTACAGATTACATTGAGTTTTATGTAGGAAATGCTAAACAGGCTGCTCATTTTTATAAAACCGCTTTTGGTTTTCAGTCTGTTGCATACGCTGGTCCTGAAACAGGAGTAAGAGACCGTGCTTCTTACGTTCTTCAACAGGGAAAAATAAGATTGATCTTAACAACCGGTCTTAAATCTGATTCCCCAATCAGCGAGCATGTAAAAAAACACGGTGATGGAGTGAAAATCTTGGCACTTTGGGTAGACGATGCTTATCAGGCTTTCGAAGAAACTACAAAAAGAGGTGGAAAGCCATATTTGGAGCCTGTAACTTTAACAGACGAGCATGGTGAAGTAAGAATGTCTGGGATTTATACTTACGGAGAAACTATTCACATGTTTATCGAAAGAAAAAACTATACAGGACCTTTCATGCCTGGTTATGAAAAATGGGAAAGCTCTTATAAGCCTGAAGATGCAGGTTTATTATATGTAGACCACTGTGTAGGAAACGTAGGCTGGGACAGAATGATCCCAACGGTAGAATGGTATGAAAAAGTAATGGGATTTGTGAATATTCTTTCTTTTGACGACAAACAGATCAACACAGAATATTCTGCTTTGATGTCTAAAGTAATGTCAAACGGAAACGGATTCGCAAAATTCCCTATTAACGAGCCCGCAGAAGGTAAAAAGAAATCTCAGGTAGAAGAATATCTTGACTTCTACGAGGGTGAAGGTGTACAGCACATCGCTGTTGCGACAAGAGATATCATCCACACAGTAACTGAGCTTAAAAAACGTGGTGTAGAGTTCCTTTCTGCTCCACCGGAAGCTTATTATGACATGGTTCCTGAAAGAGTTGGACATATCGATGAAGATCTTAAAAAACTTCAGGATCTTGGGATCTTAATTGACCATGATGAAGAAGGATATTTATTACAAATCTTTACAAAACCGGTAGAAGACCGCCCTACTCTATTCTTTGAAATCATTGAAAGACACGGAGCTCAGAGTTTTGGTGCAGGTAACTTTAAAGCATTGTTTGAAGCATTGGAAAGAGAACAGGAAAGAAGAGGAAATCTTTAA
- the fahA gene encoding fumarylacetoacetase produces the protein MKSFVEYSSDSDFSIHNIPFGVAVFNKEYISCCTRVGDQIIDLATLYDLSYFEDIEGLDDNIFEAYTLNEFIELGKPITNAVRTKIQELLQEGSILSKDEKTIEAAFYDLDQVKMMMPVHIPNYTDFYSSIEHATNVGKMFRDPANALLPNWKHMPVGYHGRASSIVVSGTDINRPKGQTKPADAEKPVFGPSKQLDFELEMAFIINKNTDMGESISTTEAEDAIFGMVVFNDWSARDIQSWEYVPLGPFLGKNFGSSVSPWVVTLEALEPFRTASPKQDPEVLDYLKFEGDKNYDINLEVYLQPENSEENLISESNYKFMYWNMAQQLAHHTVNGCNVEVGDMYASGTISGSDPKSFGSMLELTWRGQNPIQLSKGQERKFVDDNDTVTMKAWAEKDGVRVGFGEVSGKILPSI, from the coding sequence ATGAAATCATTTGTAGAATATTCATCAGATTCAGATTTTTCAATACATAATATTCCGTTCGGAGTAGCAGTTTTCAACAAAGAATATATAAGCTGTTGTACCAGAGTCGGAGATCAGATAATTGATCTTGCAACGTTGTATGACTTGAGTTATTTTGAAGATATTGAAGGTCTGGACGACAATATTTTTGAAGCTTATACCCTAAACGAATTTATTGAATTAGGTAAGCCTATCACCAATGCAGTTCGCACAAAAATTCAGGAACTCTTGCAGGAAGGATCTATTTTATCGAAAGATGAAAAAACCATTGAAGCCGCCTTCTATGACTTAGATCAGGTAAAAATGATGATGCCGGTTCATATTCCGAACTATACAGATTTTTACAGCAGTATTGAACATGCAACTAATGTCGGAAAAATGTTTAGAGATCCTGCAAACGCATTGTTACCAAACTGGAAACATATGCCTGTAGGATATCATGGAAGAGCTTCATCAATTGTAGTTTCAGGAACTGATATCAACCGTCCTAAAGGTCAGACAAAACCTGCAGATGCAGAAAAACCGGTTTTCGGACCTTCAAAACAATTGGATTTCGAATTGGAAATGGCTTTCATCATCAACAAAAATACAGACATGGGTGAAAGTATTTCTACAACAGAAGCAGAAGATGCTATTTTTGGAATGGTAGTCTTCAACGACTGGTCTGCAAGAGATATTCAGTCTTGGGAATATGTTCCGCTAGGACCATTTTTGGGCAAAAACTTTGGTTCATCAGTTTCTCCTTGGGTTGTAACGCTGGAGGCTTTAGAACCATTCAGAACAGCTTCTCCTAAACAGGATCCTGAAGTTTTAGACTATCTTAAATTTGAAGGAGATAAAAATTATGATATTAATTTGGAGGTTTATTTACAACCGGAAAATAGTGAAGAAAATTTAATTTCTGAAAGTAATTATAAATTCATGTACTGGAATATGGCTCAGCAACTGGCTCACCACACAGTAAACGGTTGTAACGTTGAGGTTGGTGACATGTATGCAAGTGGAACTATTTCAGGGAGCGATCCAAAATCTTTCGGTTCTATGCTTGAACTAACTTGGAGAGGTCAAAACCCAATCCAATTAAGCAAAGGACAGGAAAGAAAATTCGTCGATGACAATGATACCGTTACCATGAAAGCATGGGCTGAAAAAGACGGTGTAAGAGTTGGTTTCGGTGAAGTTTCCGGTAAAATCCTTCCTTCGATTTAA
- a CDS encoding GxxExxY protein: protein MITQSHLTDLTYKINGACIEVHKILGAGLLESVYHKCLEEEFRLRNINFKSEFKIPLIYKGKQINCDFFCDFLVEDSIVVELKSVKELNEIHRAQVLNYINLMKKPKGILVNFNVKNLYHHGQETFVNKYYDMLF from the coding sequence ATGATAACACAATCCCATTTGACCGACTTAACTTATAAGATAAATGGAGCTTGCATAGAAGTTCACAAAATTTTAGGAGCAGGTTTGCTAGAAAGTGTTTATCATAAATGTTTGGAAGAAGAATTCAGATTAAGAAATATCAATTTTAAGTCTGAATTCAAGATTCCTCTTATTTATAAAGGAAAACAAATTAACTGTGATTTCTTTTGTGATTTTTTAGTTGAAGATTCAATTGTTGTTGAATTAAAATCAGTAAAAGAGCTAAATGAAATTCATCGTGCTCAAGTTTTAAATTATATTAATTTAATGAAAAAACCCAAAGGAATATTAGTAAATTTTAATGTAAAGAATTTATACCATCATGGTCAGGAAACTTTTGTAAATAAATATTACGATATGCTTTTTTGA
- a CDS encoding flavin reductase family protein, which produces MKTVIPSEITPVQLQLVMQTAVSPRPIALASTVDRNGVINLSPFSFFNMFSTVPPILIFSPSRRVRDNTTKHTLENILETSEVVIGTVNFPIVQQISLASTEYGDGVNEFIKSGLTMKDADLVKPKLIEECPVNFECKVLEVKSLGDQGGAGNLVICEVQKIHIREEYLNDEGNLDQAKLDMVARLGGNWYSKNNEDNLFEVPKPLVTKGIGFDLLPDTIKYSKVFTGNDLGMLANVEVLPSENCHADESIHQNAQKLLLESKIDEAWKILIK; this is translated from the coding sequence ATGAAAACAGTAATCCCATCTGAAATAACTCCTGTACAACTGCAACTTGTCATGCAAACTGCCGTCTCACCGCGTCCGATTGCTTTGGCTTCAACAGTTGACAGAAATGGTGTTATTAATTTATCGCCATTCAGTTTTTTTAATATGTTCAGTACAGTTCCTCCGATTTTGATTTTTTCACCATCAAGAAGAGTTCGTGACAACACGACAAAACATACACTGGAAAACATATTGGAAACTTCTGAAGTTGTAATAGGAACGGTAAATTTCCCAATTGTACAGCAGATTTCTCTGGCTTCAACAGAATACGGAGACGGAGTTAATGAGTTTATCAAGTCTGGACTGACCATGAAAGATGCCGATTTGGTTAAGCCTAAATTAATTGAAGAATGTCCTGTCAATTTCGAATGTAAAGTTTTAGAAGTAAAATCTTTGGGCGATCAGGGCGGCGCGGGGAATCTGGTTATTTGTGAAGTTCAGAAAATTCATATCAGAGAAGAGTATTTGAATGACGAAGGAAATTTAGATCAGGCAAAACTGGATATGGTGGCTCGTTTGGGAGGAAATTGGTATTCAAAAAATAATGAAGATAATCTTTTTGAAGTTCCAAAACCATTGGTTACAAAAGGAATTGGTTTCGATCTTCTTCCTGACACTATAAAATACAGCAAAGTCTTTACAGGAAACGATTTGGGAATGCTTGCCAATGTTGAGGTTTTACCTTCAGAAAATTGTCATGCAGATGAAAGTATTCATCAGAATGCTCAGAAATTATTACTGGAAAGTAAGATTGATGAAGCCTGGAAAATTTTAATTAAATAA